The Paraburkholderia hospita DNA segment TATTGACGTTCAGGCCAGTCTAGAAATGCAAAAAGGCGGCAGCAATTGGGGCGCCGGTCCGCGTCTCCTGGTATCGACGCCCGCTCGCCTAAAGAAATCTTTAGACACGTGACAGATAAGGCCGATGTTATGGTTACACCTGCACTCCAGCCCCGTCGCTCGCGCATCATGAACTTTCCCGCCGAAGAAGATTTTCACCGTCTGCTCGACGCATTGACGCTGTGCGTGCTGCTGCACGACGCGCAGACGAAGGCGATCGTGTGGGCCAATCGCGCGGCTTGCGTCGCGTTGGGTTTCTCTCTCGATGAACTGCTGCCGCTCAAGGCGCCCGACATGACGCGTCCCGAGCCGAAGTACCGGCGCGAGATCGGCGTGGCCGCGATGGATCGCGCGATCACGCAAGGGCCGCAGGTGTACGAATGGTGTTACCGCTCGCGTGCGGGTATCGACATGTTGTCGGAAGCGATTGCGACGTATGTGCCGTTGCGCGAGCGTGCCGTCGTGATGGTGCAGTTCCGCGACATCAGCGAAGAAGAGGCGACGCGGCGCAAGCTGCGCCGCTATGAAACGCGCCTGCGCGAATTCATGCAGGATCTCGGCGAAGGCGTGGCGGTGCTGACGCCACGTGGCAAGCTCGAATACATCAGCGAGTCGGGGCGTCGCGTGCTGGGCGTGGGGCCGGGTGAAGCGCTCGGTGGCGTGTCCGACTACTGCACGCCCGCCGATCGCAACCGGCTCGTCACGCAGTTGCGGCACGCGACGAGCGAGCAGCCGACGCATGCGCAGCGCTACCGGATCAGGCGCCGCGACAGTGCGACGCGCTGGTTGCGCATCACGTGCCGGCGAGTTGCGATCGAAAACGACCTGAATGGCTTGCTGATTCACTTTCGCGACATCAGCGACGAGGTCGCGACGGAAGAAGCACGCCGCACGGAAGCGCGCATGCTCGAATATGCGGGCCGCTATAACGCAATGGGCGAGATGGCGACGGCCATTGCGCACGAGTTGAGTCAGCCGCTTGCCGCCGTGCGAAATTTCATCGAAGGCGCAATTCAGCGGCTGAGTCAGGGCAGCGTCGACTCCGCGATCTGGGGGCTGCGCAGCGCGGACCGTCAGGCCGAGCATGCGGCGCTCATCATCAAGAGCGTGCGTGAGTACATCGTCAAGCGCGAGCCGACTGAAACGCACACCGATCTGCGCGACATTCTCAGCGATGTCGCGTACTTTATCGAATTGCGCGCGAAAGAAGCAGGTGTGCGTGTGCAGATCGAACAGGCGAGCGAAGCATTGCCCGTGTTTTGCGAGCGCGTGCTGATCGGCCAGGTTATTTTGAATCTCGCGTTCAATGCGCTCGAAGCATTGACGGAAACGAAGGGCACGACGGGCGTCGTGACGCTCGCGACAGCGATGGCGGAGGGGCGCGCCGAATTGCGCGTGATCGACAACGGACCCGGCGTGCCCGCCGACGCGCACGAACGTCTCTTCGACGGGTTTTCTTCTTCGAAGGCGTGCGGC contains these protein-coding regions:
- a CDS encoding PAS domain-containing sensor histidine kinase — protein: MNFPAEEDFHRLLDALTLCVLLHDAQTKAIVWANRAACVALGFSLDELLPLKAPDMTRPEPKYRREIGVAAMDRAITQGPQVYEWCYRSRAGIDMLSEAIATYVPLRERAVVMVQFRDISEEEATRRKLRRYETRLREFMQDLGEGVAVLTPRGKLEYISESGRRVLGVGPGEALGGVSDYCTPADRNRLVTQLRHATSEQPTHAQRYRIRRRDSATRWLRITCRRVAIENDLNGLLIHFRDISDEVATEEARRTEARMLEYAGRYNAMGEMATAIAHELSQPLAAVRNFIEGAIQRLSQGSVDSAIWGLRSADRQAEHAALIIKSVREYIVKREPTETHTDLRDILSDVAYFIELRAKEAGVRVQIEQASEALPVFCERVLIGQVILNLAFNALEALTETKGTTGVVTLATAMAEGRAELRVIDNGPGVPADAHERLFDGFSSSKACGNGIGLSLCKNIVTRHGGRIWAQAADGGGLECRVALPLELAPAPDAGV